One region of Termitidicoccus mucosus genomic DNA includes:
- a CDS encoding uroporphyrinogen decarboxylase family protein — MKPPTCLSKREVVIRALQGEAVPYTPWSFRFTKEPWDTLQQHFDDADLESVLGNHILELGSAIGFFEDLGNDRVRDAFGVVWDRSQDKDIGSVDGLVLTDPTLVNYTFPDPCDRRFFNDIVTCSARYPDRFRLFTLGFSLFERAWTLRGMENLLVDMVENPRFVHALLDAITDYNIAQVKKALEYDIDAVYFGDDWGQQHGLIMGRAKWLEFIQPRLKRMYAVTKSAGKWQFIHSCGDVDELFDDLIGIGLDCFNPFQPEAMDIKTVYHNYRGRLSFWGGLSMQRTLPHGTVEDVRHESTGLLQMGLDGNYIFSPSHAVEGDTPLENILAFIEAAQSQPGFGG, encoded by the coding sequence ATGAAACCTCCAACCTGCTTGAGCAAACGCGAGGTGGTAATCCGCGCCCTCCAAGGTGAAGCGGTGCCCTACACACCTTGGTCTTTCCGTTTCACAAAGGAGCCTTGGGACACCCTGCAACAGCATTTCGATGATGCCGATTTGGAGTCGGTGCTCGGCAACCACATCCTTGAACTGGGCAGTGCGATAGGGTTCTTCGAGGATCTCGGCAACGACCGCGTTCGCGATGCCTTCGGTGTCGTCTGGGATCGTTCTCAAGACAAAGACATTGGCAGCGTCGATGGACTTGTCCTGACCGATCCGACGCTCGTCAACTACACCTTTCCCGATCCCTGCGATCGGCGTTTTTTCAACGATATCGTGACGTGTTCCGCCCGTTATCCCGACCGTTTTCGGCTTTTTACCCTTGGCTTCTCACTTTTCGAACGCGCCTGGACACTGCGCGGAATGGAAAACCTTTTGGTGGACATGGTGGAAAATCCGCGCTTCGTTCACGCGCTCTTGGACGCCATCACCGATTATAATATCGCGCAGGTGAAAAAGGCGCTGGAATACGATATCGACGCGGTGTACTTCGGCGACGACTGGGGCCAGCAGCACGGCTTGATCATGGGGCGCGCCAAGTGGCTCGAGTTTATACAACCACGCCTTAAGCGCATGTATGCCGTCACGAAATCCGCAGGGAAATGGCAGTTCATCCATTCCTGCGGCGATGTTGACGAGTTGTTCGACGACCTGATTGGTATCGGCCTGGACTGCTTCAATCCCTTCCAGCCCGAGGCGATGGACATCAAGACGGTTTATCACAACTACCGCGGGCGCCTTTCGTTTTGGGGCGGGCTTTCAATGCAACGCACCTTGCCGCATGGCACGGTGGAAGACGTTCGTCACGAAAGCACTGGTTTGTTGCAAATGGGATTGGACGGCAATTACATATTTTCGCCCTCGCACGCCGTCGAGGGTGACACGCCGCTCGAAAACATCCTCGCATTTATAGAGGCGGCCCAAAGCCAGCCGGGCTTTGGAGGCTGA
- a CDS encoding uroporphyrinogen decarboxylase family protein, which yields MTSQERILSTLNRQSVDRPPVDLWCVPEVLDTLRSYTSLQDEFEVYRALGIDKIAWVFPGYDGRFPDPDDGDGTNPWGVPTRQVKAGLATYQEYINPPLAGYADLRQLADYPSWPNPDLFDYNGARALAGRARSYDFATIGPWISHFEIYCQMRGLENALMDILTEPDFLEAALDKIDAIQTAMLERMLQALGDSLDIIFISDDMGTQESLLVSLDAWERHFRGRLKRWCDLIHQYGKKVLYHTDGAVAPLIPGLIDCGIDILNPIQHVCAGMDRLKLKNTHGQDLVFHGGVENQEILPRGSVSDVVNETRTCMKTLGQGGGYICCSCHNVQAGTPVENILAMIKTVRNWGG from the coding sequence ATGACTTCACAGGAACGAATCCTTTCCACGCTAAACCGTCAATCCGTCGATCGTCCGCCGGTCGATCTCTGGTGCGTGCCTGAGGTGCTGGACACGCTCAGATCATATACATCTTTGCAAGATGAATTTGAGGTGTATCGCGCGCTTGGAATCGACAAGATTGCATGGGTTTTCCCCGGATATGACGGGCGTTTTCCGGACCCGGATGACGGCGATGGAACCAACCCTTGGGGCGTGCCGACCCGCCAGGTCAAGGCCGGGCTGGCCACCTATCAAGAATATATCAATCCGCCCCTTGCGGGATATGCCGATCTCCGGCAGCTGGCCGATTATCCATCGTGGCCCAATCCGGATCTGTTTGATTACAATGGGGCCAGGGCGCTGGCCGGGAGGGCGAGATCGTATGATTTCGCGACCATTGGCCCTTGGATATCCCATTTTGAAATATACTGCCAGATGCGCGGTCTCGAAAACGCGCTCATGGACATTTTGACGGAGCCGGATTTTTTGGAGGCGGCGCTTGACAAAATCGATGCCATCCAGACCGCGATGCTTGAACGAATGCTCCAGGCACTCGGAGATAGCTTGGATATCATTTTTATCAGTGACGACATGGGGACGCAGGAGAGCCTTTTGGTTTCACTTGACGCCTGGGAGCGTCATTTCCGGGGCAGATTGAAGCGCTGGTGCGATCTTATCCATCAATACGGGAAAAAGGTGCTGTATCATACCGATGGCGCGGTGGCCCCCCTGATTCCCGGACTGATCGACTGCGGCATAGACATACTGAACCCAATCCAGCATGTCTGCGCCGGGATGGACAGGTTGAAGCTGAAGAACACACATGGGCAAGACCTCGTTTTCCACGGTGGCGTGGAGAATCAGGAAATTCTCCCAAGGGGGAGTGTTTCAGACGTGGTTAACGAAACCCGAACATGCATGAAAACATTGGGACAGGGGGGCGGTTATATTTGTTGTTCCTGCCACAATGTCCAAGCCGGGACACCGGTGGAGAACATACTCGCAATGATAAAGACTGTCCGCAATTGGGGCGGATAA